One Echinicola strongylocentroti DNA window includes the following coding sequences:
- a CDS encoding T9SS type A sorting domain-containing protein, with protein sequence MVDQRRWGDLKFWKDYAALGKENMQGTFMALGTPTATADHYVDITFDASLGQLAPLSETEELKVRITKTDWADFDQENDYSNHTESGWILQEQMAVYYYGRLLFGVAPDSVNDASAAQRTTIAKEENSIREDQSAEPTTVNVFPNPTQGKLQLEVAASAEKPVEVSIYNADGVLMVTRTLEEPTSTWDISSYAAGIYLVHINQSGLRTVHKVVKE encoded by the coding sequence TTGGTTGACCAAAGACGGTGGGGAGACCTGAAGTTTTGGAAGGATTATGCAGCGCTAGGAAAGGAAAATATGCAGGGGACTTTTATGGCACTCGGAACACCTACCGCCACAGCAGACCATTATGTGGATATTACCTTTGATGCCTCACTTGGCCAATTAGCTCCATTGAGTGAAACCGAGGAGCTAAAAGTAAGGATCACGAAGACGGATTGGGCGGATTTTGATCAGGAAAACGATTATTCGAATCATACCGAAAGCGGGTGGATACTTCAAGAGCAAATGGCAGTTTACTATTATGGAAGGCTGTTGTTTGGGGTAGCCCCAGATAGTGTAAATGATGCTTCTGCTGCGCAAAGGACGACTATTGCCAAGGAAGAAAACTCCATTAGGGAAGACCAATCGGCAGAACCTACCACGGTAAACGTATTCCCGAACCCTACCCAAGGAAAACTCCAACTGGAGGTAGCTGCCTCAGCAGAAAAGCCTGTGGAAGTGAGTATTTATAATGCAGATGGCGTGTTGATGGTCACCAGGACCTTAGAGGAACCGACCTCTACCTGGGACATCAGCAGCTATGCAGCTGGTATCTATTTGGTACATATCAACCAGTCCGGATTACGGACAGTACATAAGGTGGTGAAGGAGTAG